Genomic DNA from Salvia miltiorrhiza cultivar Shanhuang (shh) chromosome 1, IMPLAD_Smil_shh, whole genome shotgun sequence:
aaaaaatacccaccttTTACAAAATATACAAATTATACACATTTTAGAACTTTTTTTACCCTTATGACGAGGTCGAGTATGTCGAGAATTAGTGCATTTTATAGGAATGTTCGACCACTAATGCTCCATTGCCCGATCACAATGGTCAAGCATGTCGAGTATTAATGTATTTACCACTAATGCTCGACTTCCAAAGGTCGAGCATGTTGAGTATTAATGTATTTACAACAAAAACACTAGTGCTCAATATATTCGACTCGTAGTGGCCGAGCATTAGTGCATTTACCACAAATACTCGATTTGCATTCGTTGAGCttgagcatgtcgagcaaagtTTACGATTTAAGTAAAAACAACTTGAAAATGGGTAAAAACAATCATTAAGGCTAGTAAATGTCCGAATATAAACAAGAAAGACGTTGAAGATTTACTCACGAGCCATCTCAAGAATGACAAAATGAATTCCTGCGAAGAAGACAGAACACTAACAAGGTAACAAGGTAAAGCAGTTCAAGACAGATGAGGTCGATTTAACTTAACGAAGAAGAAGTTCTCGAGTCACCTGTCTTTGATGTAGCTTATATTGGCAAAATAGATTGGGGCATCAACACGAACAATCACAATTCCGTTGTATGTATAAGCTTCAGGATACTGCTGTGTGTTTCTATATACAGTTGTGCCAGGTAAACGGCCCAAGACGGCTGCAAAAGAAATAATGTTTGGCTTCTCAATGAATTGCACCCATTATGTTTACAGATAGTAGAACTTTTAAATGAACCTTTGGTCTGATCATGTATGCATCAATGTTAACCTCTTTCACTTTACATGGCTTACAAGTTTGTAGATCTCATATTTTCCACAAGCATCTCAAGTATCCAGTAGCTTATTACACAATTCATATAAAATTAGGGAAGCTAAATCTTAGTGGATAACATTATTTGCATGTCTTTTTTAGGCAGAAAGGACTATATGTAAGTGAGAACAAAAGCAAGATATCAGTTCTAGAAAGACCAGTAGAGGATGACTCAGATTTCATTGTTTAAGGCCAACAGATGCAATAGAAGTCTGAACGAAAAATCATGCGGTGACACAAGCAAGAGTAGGTGTGAATACTCAGTTTGGCTGAACTGCTAAATTCAATGAACAAGTGTCGCGTGCATGACCATTCAGTTAGTGATCAGGAGGAAAAGCATTTTGGGAACATTGAACAATTGATAAGCAATAAATCATGTGATGAAACATAAAGTGCCAAAAAAACAGAATGGGAGatacactatatatataaatggcAACATTTAGGTGcataatttaattgtttgggcatAGCAAACCCTTCTATTAGATCAAGACTTACCAATATGTGGATTAGCTGATTCATGGATGACAAATGCAAGTGAAACACCAACCTAAGGCACCAATACAGGGAAGAAATGAGAAAAGCCAGCACAGTGTAACTATTAAGATAGGCTCAATCAAAGATTGAGAAGCAAAGAAAACTGTAGGATTGACATGACTGATAGAATGCAATTCTAGATCACATAAATGCATGGTAGAACTAAATAAATTGTTAGCAGTAGTTTGAAAACTTGAGAACGCCCTTTGAAACTATTAAAGGCAATCCACTTTGCTGAATTTCTGAGTCAAATTAGGAAGATGCAATAAGCATTATATATTTTCCACAAAATGTCAACAAACTATCAAAACATTCATAAGAAGAAGGAAAATAGTATAACCAATTTAAACATCGAAGAGTGGCATATATGATTTGACGGGTACTGACCAGAAAATTAGCTCAAATAAATGAGATTGCTAGATCTTCACATTGAATCCATAAATTTATCACGGTTTACAATTTGATACTACGATAATGTGGTTTAACAGTAGCTGAAAACTAACATTGAATTACTAACATTGTAGGAGGAAAAGATTTTTTATTTGGTGTTTATACAGAGATAAATGACTTGTCAGTGTAGATCTATGTCAGAGGCTTTCTAAGTGACTGACAATCCATAAAACTACAAACACATAAAAGAAAGATTGTATAGAAAATTATTGGAGAGAGGCTGACATAGAAAATGCCATGCTTTTGAGATGCAAAGTATACCAGATACTTCTGAGACAGGAAAACATGTAGGACTCATCTACTTTTGAAAGAACAACTCACCAGTCCAATAACAGCAGAAATGACAATGGCGGCTAGACCACACTGCAAAGAAacacaaaatgaaggagaagaCAGAATTATTAGCAACAGAATTTACAATGCTGAGAGTTAAATGTTAGCTCCATCTCCACAGATATCTCAATTTCAAACTACATATCCTTTTATGGGGGTTTAAAGTTCCCAGTTATATCAAGACAGCTTAATGCCAGTAAAGATTTTTATGAGTCATAGGAAGAGAAGGGGCAGGCATAGTCTGCCAAGAACAAGTAAGCACTTCCACATACAACAAATTAACAATACTAAAGGAGAAGAAACAATTTCTTCAAATCAACCTGTGGTATGTATTCAAACAATGGAGTCAGGAATTGAAGCGCACATCCCATTATAATTCCCATAATTACTCCAGACAAGCCAGTTTTGGCTCCACTTTCATGATTCACAGCTGATCTGGAAAATGATCCTGCAGCACATAATTGAGGAAAAGAATTTTCAGGAACCTATACCAATTGTGACATTTATTCTAACCTAGTACAAGTATTATTTGATAGTTTATAACAGAAATTAAATTATTGATTCAGAGAACAGAAAACTCTACCAGTTGTAGGGTAAATAGAGAAGAAAGAACCAACAATGTTTGCCACACCAAGACCAAATAACTGTAAAAGACAAACGGTAAGCATATCTCCATACTGACATCACAAATGGATACATGACAATGCAGGGCAATGCAATTCATTAGTAGGGCTAAGGTCAATGAAAACGGACCTCTTGATTGGAATCCAAGTCGTAACCATTCTTTGCTGCAAGTGCTTTAGCAATTCCCACAGACtcctataaattaaaatttgtacaTTCAATATCTCCTTTCTGAAAGAGCGCATACTTCTAACAACATGAGAGAGTAGAAGATATAAGAGAAACTATAGTAGGAGAGAGTTATGATTAAAACTTCTCTTACCAAAATAGCCACGCCAGTAATGAGAATCGTTGTAGGAATCAAAGATTCAGCATACTCAAATTTCTTTGGGATGGAAAATTCTGGCAGGCCCTGTGGTATTTCACCTACCTAGAACAGCAGAgccaaaaaaaatacatattaaatatatttcacACAAGCTAAAGTTCATTGGAGGGATAATTTATGATAGTAAATGGCATTTGATTATTCTTTACAGCCCAACATCTTGGTAACTTGGTTAATTAAAGCAGTCCTCACCAAAGATATTGAAGATGGACTAAATACATGCACAAAAATGGTGCCCAAAACTACAGCTGTAAGGGGACCAGAAGCTCGCAAAAAACGCAACGATTTCCTAGTTTTTCCCTGTCAACACAACAAAGTTAGTTTGAAGAGGTCAAAAATTGACAAATGGATACCTAATTGAAAGAACAGATTCATACCAAGTGCTTCATGATCAGAAGAACTGCCAATGTGATGGAGCCCATGAGAAAAGGTTGCCACAAGAACTACAGAGGAAC
This window encodes:
- the LOC131013881 gene encoding probable sulfate transporter 4.2 produces the protein ILIFFISRLGWLLRFISHSVISGFTTASAIIIALSQAKDFLGYSVVRSSEIIPLVKSIIAGADQFLWQPFLMGSITLAVLLIMKHLGKTRKSLRFLRASGPLTAVVLGTIFVHVFSPSSISLVGEIPQGLPEFSIPKKFEYAESLIPTTILITGVAILESVGIAKALAAKNGYDLDSNQELFGLGVANIVGSFFSIYPTTGSFSRSAVNHESGAKTGLSGVIMGIIMGCALQFLTPLFEYIPQCGLAAIVISAVIGLVGVSLAFVIHESANPHIGIHFVILEMAPVTYIDSSAVQALKDLYHEYRSRNIQIAVSNPNRDVLLTLTRAEVVDLIGREWFFVRVHDAVQVCLQHVQSLTDSSMSQSPLLEKKSSLFNRILKQRSEEAALSQLAGAGLSERRPRANF